Within the Maribacter sp. BPC-D8 genome, the region CAAATTGCCACCTACATGAAGTGTTGCTTGTGGTGCCTGAACATTAATACCTACTCGTTGATTTTGACCTAGCCTCATTAATTCATTACCTGATACAGAAAACCCTACCTCACCAGATAACAATGCAAACATTCCAGAGTTAAAGGCTACACTAAAGTGATATCCAGGAAAACTAGCAGTACCAATACCATTATTAATTCTATTTGTCCTTGTAGTACCATTAACATGTAAGGTACTCAAAGGGGCTGAAACGCCAACTCCAAGTCTTTTATTTTGGTTATCCCAAAATAAATTATTGTTATCTTGAGTAGGGTCACCGGTAGTATCATTCGCAAAAAAAATAGAGCCAGCATCTCCAAAATGACGTCCATTAATATTTCCTACAAAAAAGGTAGTAGGGGTATTTTCTTCATCTGTATAAGTATAAGTCCCATCACCATTATCCGTTAGAGTAGAAACCACAGTAGATTGATTATTACTCAAGTCAAAAGTAGTTTCAATATCTTGTTCATCGGTATACGTATAAGTATCATCTCCATTATCTACCAAAGTAGAAATTACAGATGATTGATTATTATTTAAATCTATGGTGGTTTGATTATCTATTTCGTCAGTATAAGTGTAAGTGCCATCACCATTATTTACTAATGTAGAGATTATGGAAGATTGTGACCCATTTAAATCAATAATTGTTAGATTACCCTCTTCATCAGTATAAGTGTATGTACCATCACCATTATTTTCTAAGGTAGAGAGTAAGGTAGTTTGAGATATATTCAAATCAATGATAGTTTCAACGCCTAATTCATTGACATAAGTATAGGTATTGTCTCCATTTGAACCTAATGTTGTTATTGATTCACTAGCGCCGTCAAAACTAAACGGAAGATTCTCTCCATTGTCAACCGTAAAAGTACCATTACCATTATCTGTAATTGAAAGGGAACTATTGTTAGAGTCATGGCACAAGTTATTCCAATTAGTCCCATTAAAATAGTGTAGGCATTTTATATCTGTATTATAAACTATTGCGCCTTCTAATGGTATTAAAAGCTCCATTTGAGTTGTATTCATTCTATTAATTACAAATACCTTAGTAGAGCTTTCAAGTTCCAAGAGAGAAGATGAATTTAGGTTTTGTAAATTATCACCTATTTTAATCTGAGTGTAAGCTAGATTGCTCCATAAAACAGCAATCAAAACAAGAAACACATTTCGTAAACTAAAAAACATTTCCATTTAATTTAATTTTTAGATGTTCCAGAATAATTATAATTATAATTTTTTCGCAAATCGAATTTGACATCATTTAGTACAAAAGCCATATTCTTAAGTTTTCCATTTCTATTAAGTTCTACTGCCTCTTGCAAAATTTCTTTTTCAGTAAATCCTGCTCGTGTAACAAACAAGGTTACATCTGCAAAATTCGATATTAGCAAAGTATCAGTTACAGGAATAATAGGAGCTGTGTCAACAATTATTATATCAAAAACTTTTTTGGCATCTGTTATAAAATCTGCAAAAGCATCACTAGATAATAATTGAGGAGCATTTGGAGGGATACTTCCACTTAATAAAACATGATGATTAGTGGTCTTTTGCACACCAGAGTGTATATAATCTTTCCAATTCATTTTAGCGTCCAATAAATAATCAGTAAGACCAACTGAATTAATGTTCATTCCTAAATAATTATGTAGTTCAGGGTTTCGTAAATCTGCACCAACCAATAACACCTTTTTATTAACACTAGCATATGCTACAGAAAGGTTATAAGATAAAAGACTTTTACCTTCTCCTGAAACGGCGGAAGTCACATAGATGACATTACTTGATATATTTTTTTCCCTTGGCAACAAATAATTAATATTTGTTGCCAAAATACGATAAGACTCAGCCAAAGGAGAACGATCGTTTATTCCATTAAATAATTTTTCTACTTTAAAATGTGGTATTTCAACTAAAAAAGGAATATTAGGTAATACATATTTAATATCCTGTCGGTTACGAATTTTACTATCAATAGCAAATCGCACATATAAAAAGGCAAAAGGCAAAAACAAACCTAACAAGCCGGAAACCCCTAGTAGTATGATTTTATTTGGCGAAACAGGAATACTATTTGTTAATCCATAATCTACAACTTTTATGGAAGGTTCGGTAACTGCTAAATTTATAGCTGCTTCCTCCCGTTTTTGTAATAGCAATAGAAAAAGGTTTTCTTTAATACTTTGCTGACGCTCAATAGAACGAAGTTTTTTCTCTTTTTCTGGTAATCGAGCAAAAACACTATTTACCCTACTTTGTTCTAGATTCAGTTGCTTTAATGAAGTTCGTAATTGAGTATCATAAATATCTAAAGTTTTTATAACATTCACCTTAGCGTTGTCTAATTGTGCGGATATAGTCATAAGACTGGGATGTTGCTCACCTACATTTTCTTTTAATTTATTTCTTTGAAGTACTAAATCATTATATCGACTTACAATATTATTAAGACCAGAATTTTCCAAACCTACATCCACGGGCAATAACTCAAATGCTCCTTGGTTTATAACAGATCTTTTTAATAGCGCTGAAAGTGAAATTTGAGTTTCCAAATTAGCTACATTGTTTTCAGTTTCGGATTTCCGGTCTAAAGATACTTCAGCATCCGCCTCTATATAAGATAAATTATTCTCCTGTTTAAAATCTTGTTTCCCACCTTCAATAGAGTCCAATTCAGTCGAGAGGTATAAAAATCGTTCATCTATAAAGTCAATTGTTCTGCGTGATATTTGTTGACGATCTAAAATACCATCTTGATTAAACTTAGCTATTACAGTATTTAAAATTGCTTCAGAAAGTTCTGGATTTTGCCCTTTTAAGGCTAATTCAATAATATCACTATCCTTTGAAGTTCTTGCCACTTGTAAATCTCTAGCTAAACTTAAAACAGTTTCTTTTTTAGAATGCAGTTCTACCCTATACGTGGTATTTTCAAAATCTTCATAGTTCAAACCAGAAGATAACTTTATACGAAATGGCAGTCCAACTAATGCAGAATCTAAGTTAGAAAAAGAAATGTGCCGTTTAAAATCATCATCATTTGTTACCTCTATTTCATCAGTATCAATATGAATATTAAACAACACTGGTCTTTTTAAACTGTCTTCAGAAATATCCTTAATTATACTAAAGGCAGGTTCCGAGCTTCGATTATTTTTAAGATGTCCTTTTTTAAAATAAAGAACATCTAAATTTAACTCATTTACAACTTGACTAAGAATTCTAAATGATTTCAGTACTTCAGTTTCATTGTCAATATTTATTTTAGAATTACTACCAAGCATAGACAATGCATCTGCCGAAACATTAAGTTCTTTAGTTTCATCTGTGATTTTAATTTTCGCAAAAGAATAATAAATTACGTTGGCATAACGTAGATATAAAAAAGCTAACGACAAGCAAAGTATAAAGCTTACCAAAAACCAAGGCCAAAAATTAATATATCTTTTAAGTAAATTTTTAAATGTCAATTCCTTATTTTCTGAATCAAATTCTAGTTCAACGGGAGCATTTTTCATTTTCAATTCTTATTATTTCTTATTTTATCTTAAATCTTAGTTAGGATAATTTTAATTAAACAAGAAAATCATCATCGGATAAAATTTTCTTTTACAGTAATATCTTTCTACTATATTCATATTGACAACTATAATCTATTTATTTGCACTTTTTAAAATTTTTGAAAATCTCTTTTCAAAAACCTCAAGTGTGAAATTTTTATCATACCTCACTCTACCAGCATTACCCATTTGTTGACGTAATTCTGGATTATTTGCTAATAATTCCATTTTTTTCGCTAAATCCTCTTCATTCTTTTTTGGAACTAAAAAAGCTGTTACTCCATCTTCAACTACATCTGGTATACCACCTTCAAAAGTGGTGATAACTGGCAAACTTGCTTGCATAGCTTCTAGAATAACCAAACCGAAGGTGTCATTATAGGTCGGAAATACAAAAACATCTGCATTCAAGAAAAAATCTATTTTATCTTCATTATATTTTTTACCGTGAGCGAACACCATTCCTTCTAAATCAAATTCTTTAACAGTTTCATTAAACATATCTTCTGTAAAATCTGACCAGGCACCTACAAAATGAAACTTAAAATCAACTCCTTTTTCCTTTAATATACGACAAGATTTTAATTGGGTTACGACACCTTTATTAATCATCATATTAGATAACCAAAGAAATGTACACGGTTGGTTATTCTTAAACTTTGTAGGTATATTATTACTATAAATTTCAGGGATACCATTTGGGCAATAGAAAACATCTTTCTCATCTACAAAAGAAGCCAAATCATGATACAACAAAGGTGTTAACAAAATGCTTTTTGTGTTTTTAAAACATATTTTATATAAAAACCTGTCAATTCGGCGATTTTCATATTCACTTACCCCCTTGTTATGAAAATGGAAGAGAATTTTTTTTCTAAATAACTTTAGAAAAATAACAATGATAAAATCTTTATAGAAACCCAGTCCTTTAGCGTTTAATGTTATATAACATAAGTCCGTCTTATTAAAAATAAGATGTTTAATTATCTTAAAAACAATACTTAAGAACCACAAAGTCGACGACCATATCTTGTGCCCTATTTCTTCTAAAGTGTTTGAAGTTGATAAGTTTATATATGTTGCTTTTATCGGACCATTAATCAATTCACTATCTTTTATCATTTTACCAACAACAGCCGCACCGTGTATAGGCGGTGGTAAATGCATAATAAAAAGTATCGAAGGCTTTATTAACTGTTTCTCGATAGTATTAGAATTATTCTGTCGCATATTTTAAATAAAATAATGAGTTGTTTTTAGTTTATTGAAATCGAAAAAAGTTTAACACTTTATATTTCACTCTATTTTTAATACTATTCAAAGCTTTAAATTCAGCAATGATATTTTGATTTAATTTTATCTCTTTCATAAAATTAAAATCGATTTCAGAAGTTATATCTAAATGCACATCATACCTCTTATTAGATTGTTTTGTATTTGTCGCATTATCATTAAAACCAATATTCTTAACTTTTGAAACCAATGGAAAAACACTCCATAATTTATTCTTATGCTGATGGTAGCTATAACGAATAGCCCAAGAATCAACC harbors:
- a CDS encoding glycosyltransferase family 4 protein; this encodes MRQNNSNTIEKQLIKPSILFIMHLPPPIHGAAVVGKMIKDSELINGPIKATYINLSTSNTLEEIGHKIWSSTLWFLSIVFKIIKHLIFNKTDLCYITLNAKGLGFYKDFIIVIFLKLFRKKILFHFHNKGVSEYENRRIDRFLYKICFKNTKSILLTPLLYHDLASFVDEKDVFYCPNGIPEIYSNNIPTKFKNNQPCTFLWLSNMMINKGVVTQLKSCRILKEKGVDFKFHFVGAWSDFTEDMFNETVKEFDLEGMVFAHGKKYNEDKIDFFLNADVFVFPTYNDTFGLVILEAMQASLPVITTFEGGIPDVVEDGVTAFLVPKKNEEDLAKKMELLANNPELRQQMGNAGRVRYDKNFTLEVFEKRFSKILKSANK
- a CDS encoding GumC family protein, with protein sequence MKNAPVELEFDSENKELTFKNLLKRYINFWPWFLVSFILCLSLAFLYLRYANVIYYSFAKIKITDETKELNVSADALSMLGSNSKINIDNETEVLKSFRILSQVVNELNLDVLYFKKGHLKNNRSSEPAFSIIKDISEDSLKRPVLFNIHIDTDEIEVTNDDDFKRHISFSNLDSALVGLPFRIKLSSGLNYEDFENTTYRVELHSKKETVLSLARDLQVARTSKDSDIIELALKGQNPELSEAILNTVIAKFNQDGILDRQQISRRTIDFIDERFLYLSTELDSIEGGKQDFKQENNLSYIEADAEVSLDRKSETENNVANLETQISLSALLKRSVINQGAFELLPVDVGLENSGLNNIVSRYNDLVLQRNKLKENVGEQHPSLMTISAQLDNAKVNVIKTLDIYDTQLRTSLKQLNLEQSRVNSVFARLPEKEKKLRSIERQQSIKENLFLLLLQKREEAAINLAVTEPSIKVVDYGLTNSIPVSPNKIILLGVSGLLGLFLPFAFLYVRFAIDSKIRNRQDIKYVLPNIPFLVEIPHFKVEKLFNGINDRSPLAESYRILATNINYLLPREKNISSNVIYVTSAVSGEGKSLLSYNLSVAYASVNKKVLLVGADLRNPELHNYLGMNINSVGLTDYLLDAKMNWKDYIHSGVQKTTNHHVLLSGSIPPNAPQLLSSDAFADFITDAKKVFDIIIVDTAPIIPVTDTLLISNFADVTLFVTRAGFTEKEILQEAVELNRNGKLKNMAFVLNDVKFDLRKNYNYNYSGTSKN